TCCAAATCAGAACTGACTGCACCCCACTTGACCGTTAATGCCCTCCATTTATTGAGAAAATAATGGTAAGACTTCCAATGTAAAACCAGATTTATATTGTGAGGTCTTTATTTAACTCGGTGTTGCACGATAGAGTAAAACTATTTAGCTTGCTGTTTAACTTTCACATTTAGCTTGAAAGATGCCCAGTGACCAGAGGACATTACTCTCATCATTATTTGTCAAGTTAGTGCTAACTTGCAGTTGAACATTAACAGACGTTTTCCCGATTTGTAAAAATGTCTAACCTGTTATTGTTTTAAACACGCGTAGGTTATTCCTATCAGCTTCTCAATTAATCATACCTTGAGATTCAGGACTTTAATAGAAATTAGGTTGGAAATTTTTATTTCACCAGACGTGATAAAATCCAGTTTCCTCTTCAGTTTTGTGGTTGAAATGTGTTTGGAGGAGACTCTAAGATCACTGGAGGGTAaataatggagtttaatgtattCTTTGGCATTGTCTTCACAGATCAAAAGGTATTTTTCCGCGGAATGTTGAAATACCTCcgcaggagattcaccagaaacCTAACAGAGCGTAATCGTCAGCGAGCTCGGCTTGTCTCCAAAGATGGCAGGTGTAACATAGAATTTGGAAATATCAAGGAGCATTCAAGGATTGGCTTCCTTGTGGATATTTGGACAACTGTCCTTGACCTTAAGTGGAGATATCAGATGATCATCTTTATTTCAGCCTTTCTAGGAAGTTGGTTCCTCTTTGGCTTGCTGTGGTATGCCGTTGCATACGTGCACAAGGACCTTCCTGAATTTTCACCCACTGAGAATCATATGCCCTGTGTGCAGAACATCAATGGGCTAACATCTGCCTTTCTCTTCTCACTCGAGACTCAGGTCACAATTGGTTATGGCTTCAGATGCGTGACGGAGCAGTGTGGTGAAGCCATATTCCTCCTGGTAACTCAATCCATCCTCGGTGTCATCATTAATTCCTTCATGTGCGGTGCCATCTTGGCTAAGATCTCCAGACCAAAGAAACGAGCCAAAACCATCACATTCAGCAAGAGtgctgtcatcagcaaacgtgggGGGAAATTGTGTCTCCTGATTCGAGTGGCCAATCTCAGAAAGAGCCTGCTGATTGGCAGCCATATTTATGGAAAACTTTTGAAAACTACTGTGACTCTAGAAGGTGAGACCATCATAATGGATCAAGTCAACATTGATTTTATCGTTGATGCTGGGAATGAGAATCTCTTCTTCATATCTCCTCTCACCATCTATCACATCATTGACAAAACCAGTCCCTTTTACGAGATGTCAACTGAGACCATCAAGCAGCAAGACTTTGAGTTGGTGGTCTTTTTAGATGGCACAATAGAAGCCACTAGTGCCACCTGCCAGGTGAGAACGTCTTACGTCCCAGAGGAGGTATTCTGGGGCTACAGATTTTCCCCCATTGTCTCCAAATCTAAAGAAGGGAAATACAGAGTTGATTTCTCCAACTTCGGAAAGACTGTGCAGGTGGATACTCCACATTGTGCCTACTGTCTGCAGACGGAGAAAGAAGCCAAGCTCAAAGAGAAGAAAGCTTATGACAACCCTGTATTCCAACTCAATGAAGTCAATGAGACTAAAATGTAAAGATATATTTCACAGCTGGATGAATGTGCATGTGGTACTTCTCTGAAAATTCCTTTTAAAAGGTAATATTTTTTCTGTGTATTGAACATTCACTTATATCCAGAGAAACCCTTCGGCAGCTTAAAGCAGGTATAACGCAGGGAGGGTCTGTACAGGGGTGTCACAGGGAGTGCCAGGGCGTCATAGGTCAGTTCCAGGCCAGGGGTATCGCAGTGAGGGTCAGTCTCAGGCCAGAgg
The DNA window shown above is from Scyliorhinus canicula chromosome 19, sScyCan1.1, whole genome shotgun sequence and carries:
- the LOC119954224 gene encoding ATP-sensitive inward rectifier potassium channel 1-like isoform X1 → MSLDNYQKVFFRGMLKYLRRRFTRNLTERNRQRARLVSKDGRCNIEFGNIKEHSRIGFLVDIWTTVLDLKWRYQMIIFISAFLGSWFLFGLLWYAVAYVHKDLPEFSPTENHMPCVQNINGLTSAFLFSLETQVTIGYGFRCVTEQCGEAIFLLVTQSILGVIINSFMCGAILAKISRPKKRAKTITFSKSAVISKRGGKLCLLIRVANLRKSLLIGSHIYGKLLKTTVTLEGETIIMDQVNIDFIVDAGNENLFFISPLTIYHIIDKTSPFYEMSTETIKQQDFELVVFLDGTIEATSATCQVRTSYVPEEVFWGYRFSPIVSKSKEGKYRVDFSNFGKTVQVDTPHCAYCLQTEKEAKLKEKKAYDNPVFQLNEVNETKM
- the LOC119954224 gene encoding ATP-sensitive inward rectifier potassium channel 1-like isoform X2, translated to MLKYLRRRFTRNLTERNRQRARLVSKDGRCNIEFGNIKEHSRIGFLVDIWTTVLDLKWRYQMIIFISAFLGSWFLFGLLWYAVAYVHKDLPEFSPTENHMPCVQNINGLTSAFLFSLETQVTIGYGFRCVTEQCGEAIFLLVTQSILGVIINSFMCGAILAKISRPKKRAKTITFSKSAVISKRGGKLCLLIRVANLRKSLLIGSHIYGKLLKTTVTLEGETIIMDQVNIDFIVDAGNENLFFISPLTIYHIIDKTSPFYEMSTETIKQQDFELVVFLDGTIEATSATCQVRTSYVPEEVFWGYRFSPIVSKSKEGKYRVDFSNFGKTVQVDTPHCAYCLQTEKEAKLKEKKAYDNPVFQLNEVNETKM